GATACGCACCCGCCGGGCCTTGAGCTCGACCGATCGGCCTTGTCGGGCGAGTTGATAGGCGCGTTTGCCGTCGACCTTGATGGCGCTGACCGCCGACGGCACCTGATCGATCTCGCCCCGCAGCGCGCCGACCGCCGCCCCGATCTGCTCATCGGTGACGGAACGCGCCGAAACCTCCTGCAGCAACTCCCCTTCGGCGTCATCGGTGGAGGTGGTCTGTCCCAGCCGGATGGTGGCGGTGTAGGACTTGTCGGTGGCGGTGAGCAACCCGAGGATCTTGGTCGCACGGTCGATGCCCACCACCAGCACGCCGGTGGCCATCGGGTCCAGGGTGCCGGCGTGACCGACCTTGCGGGTTCCGAAGATCCGCCGGCACCGGCCCACCACATCGTGACTGGTCATCCCGGCCGGTTTGTCGACGACCACCAGGCCCGCGGCGCTCACAGCACGATCGCCGTCAACGCCAGCCCGTTGCGCACCGACCAGCGGCCCTCGAGCACCTCCAGCGGCGGACCGGACGGCGCGGTCGGGTCGATCAGGATGCGGGACCGGAAGCTGCCCGACTCGCCGGTGTCGTCGACCTCGAAGGTGATGTGGGCGTCCTCGAAGCCCAGCCAGCGGCGCACCACCGGGAACCACGCCTTGTAGGTGGCTTCCTTGGCGCAGAACAGGATCCGGTCCCAGTGCAGGCCGTCGGGCAGCGACCGCAGCTCGGCGCGTTCGGCGGGCAGGCTGATCGCGTCAAGCACCCCGTCGGGCAGCACGCCGTGCGGTTCGGCGTCGATGCCCACCGACCGGACGGCCTCCTGGCGGGCCACCACGGCGCCGCGGTAGCCCTCGCAATGGGTCAGGCTGCCCACCACGCCGCGCGGCCAGCACGGCTCGCCCTTCTCCCCCTTGAGGATCGGCACCGGCGGCAGCCCAAGCCGGCTCAGCGCCTCGCGGGCGCAGTGGCGCACGGTGACGAACTCGTTGCGCCGCTTGGCCACCGAGCGGGCGATCAGCGGTTCCTCCTCCGGCAGCGGCGCCAGCTGCGGCGGATCGGCGTACAGTTCGGCCGCGGCCAGCCCCGGTGTGTCGGCCGGCA
The window above is part of the Mycolicibacterium hassiacum DSM 44199 genome. Proteins encoded here:
- the pptT gene encoding 4'-phosphopantetheinyl transferase PptT yields the protein MTAVSTLLSAVLPADTPGLAAAELYADPPQLAPLPEEEPLIARSVAKRRNEFVTVRHCAREALSRLGLPPVPILKGEKGEPCWPRGVVGSLTHCEGYRGAVVARQEAVRSVGIDAEPHGVLPDGVLDAISLPAERAELRSLPDGLHWDRILFCAKEATYKAWFPVVRRWLGFEDAHITFEVDDTGESGSFRSRILIDPTAPSGPPLEVLEGRWSVRNGLALTAIVL